A stretch of Myroides oncorhynchi DNA encodes these proteins:
- a CDS encoding NCS2 family permease translates to MKNFLERYFQLGSNGTTIKREFIAGIITFLTMSYILVVNPNILADAGMDREALFTTTALATIVATLLMGFYAKLPIAQAPGMGLNSFFAYSVVLTLGYTWQFALTAVFIEGIIFLLLTFFNVRELIVRSIPKVLKEAIPAGIGLFITLIGLKSAGVVVSDPNTLVRLGDFGQHTVWMTLIGLVVTGILLIRNVNGAILFGILSATIFGLILGDVALPTSIVALPPSIEPIFGEAIKPMFTVEGWNQILSIDMIVVVFTFLFVNLFDTVGTLIGVISKTNLADKDGNFPQMKKALFTDAMGTTVGSILGTSSVTSYVESASGVASGGRTGLTAVSVALMFGLALFLGPVFLIIPAAATAPALIVVGLFMISSVTRINFDKLSDGLPAFLTIVFMPFTYSIAEGIVFGILSYTVLKIGAKEHKDITPTVYVLSILFLLKIVLDVVVK, encoded by the coding sequence ATGAAGAATTTTCTTGAACGCTACTTCCAGTTGGGTAGCAATGGTACTACTATTAAACGTGAGTTTATAGCGGGTATCATTACGTTTCTTACTATGTCTTATATCTTGGTAGTGAATCCTAATATACTTGCGGATGCAGGTATGGATAGAGAAGCGTTATTTACTACAACTGCTTTAGCTACGATCGTAGCGACTTTACTAATGGGCTTTTATGCCAAGTTACCTATCGCACAAGCTCCAGGAATGGGGTTAAATAGTTTTTTTGCCTATTCTGTAGTATTGACTTTAGGATATACGTGGCAGTTCGCATTGACTGCAGTATTTATAGAGGGAATCATCTTCTTGCTATTAACGTTCTTTAATGTACGTGAGTTGATTGTCAGAAGTATCCCTAAAGTGCTTAAAGAAGCAATACCTGCAGGGATAGGGCTATTCATTACCCTTATCGGGCTGAAGAGTGCGGGAGTAGTAGTATCGGATCCTAATACCTTAGTCAGGTTAGGAGATTTTGGTCAGCATACCGTATGGATGACTTTAATAGGACTTGTAGTAACAGGAATCTTGTTAATTCGCAATGTGAATGGAGCTATTCTATTTGGTATTCTGAGCGCTACGATATTTGGACTAATCTTAGGAGATGTAGCCTTGCCGACGAGCATTGTAGCTTTACCACCATCAATAGAACCTATCTTTGGAGAAGCAATTAAGCCGATGTTTACAGTAGAGGGATGGAATCAAATCCTCTCTATAGATATGATAGTCGTAGTATTTACTTTCTTGTTTGTCAACTTATTTGATACAGTAGGTACTTTGATTGGTGTTATTTCTAAAACAAACTTGGCTGATAAAGATGGCAACTTCCCACAAATGAAAAAAGCATTATTTACAGATGCAATGGGGACTACTGTAGGATCTATTTTAGGAACTAGCTCTGTGACATCTTATGTAGAGAGTGCATCGGGAGTAGCCTCAGGTGGACGCACAGGATTAACAGCTGTAAGTGTAGCCTTGATGTTTGGTTTAGCGCTATTCTTAGGGCCTGTCTTTTTAATTATACCAGCAGCGGCTACGGCGCCAGCATTGATTGTGGTTGGGTTATTTATGATATCATCAGTTACTAGAATCAACTTTGACAAGCTGTCTGACGGACTACCAGCATTCTTGACTATTGTCTTTATGCCGTTTACGTACAGTATAGCAGAGGGAATCGTATTCGGTATCTTGAGCTACACAGTCCTTAAAATAGGAGCAAAAGAGCACAAAGATATCACACCTACAGTATATGTATTATCTATACTGTTCTTATTGAAGATCGTATTAGACGTGGTAGTGAAATAA